A window of Maioricimonas rarisocia genomic DNA:
ACTCGCAGAAGCAGGAAAGCATCGAATACGAAGAGGAACTGTTCGAGCAGTTCGAGTACGGCGGCGTGATCGAGCAGATGCATCCGCTCGGCTGGCGGGACGACGTCCCTGAACTGCTCGGCGAAATCGACGTGCTGATTCATCCCGCGTTCCAGGAGCCGCTCGGCCGGGTTCTGCTCGAAGCAGCCGCCACCGGCACAGCCATTATCGCGACCGAGGTGGGAGGAACGCCCGAGATCTTCACGCACGGCGAGTCGGCTCTGCTGGTTACTCCCGGCGATCACGGAGAACTCGCGGACGCGATCGAGGACGTCGCCCGCGACAAGAAATATCGCCGTAAACTGGGGCAGGCCGCCCGCCAGGAGATCCTCGACCGCTTTCGGATCGAGCCCCGTGCCGACGAGCTGGCCCGGTTCTGGGAAGACAACCTCCCCTGAGCCGCGTATGCTGGATGCTGGCGTTGCGGAGCCAACTGGACTGCCAGCTGCAGGAGCGTGCGATGGGAAAACGTCTGATTGCCGGCCTGATGCTCGTGATGGTGACGACCGTCTGCCTGGCGCAGCGGGGCAGTTCACCCCGGTTCCGTGGCTCGCGGATCGTCGACTTCAACTTCGATCGCCGCGGCGTCCCCGACTGGGAGATCGACGAAGAGTTCCCCGACGACGTCTTCACCTTCGTGCGGATCATGTACAACGCGCAGGGGAACGGCTGGGGCAAATGGCGGACCGACTACCCCGACAGCGATCTCAACTTCTCCTACCGTCTGCAGCAGCTCACCTCGCTGAAGGTGAACCCGAACCCGATCATTCTCGAGCTGACCGACCCGCGGCTGTTCGACTACCCCTGGATCTACATCGTCGAGCCGGGTGGCGAACCGGGATGGGCCGGTCTGAACCTGTCACCGCCCGAGGTGAAGGCCCTCCGCCGCTATCTCGACAACGGCGGCTTTCTGATGGTGGACGATTTCTGGGGCGAGCGGGAGTGGTACAACTTCTACATCGAGCTGAAGAAAGTCTTCCCCGATCGGGAGCCGGTCGATCTGCCGCTCGATCATCCGGTCTTCCACTGCGTCTACGAGCTGTCCGAAAAGCCGCAGGTCCCGTCGATCGATCGGGCGATCCAGGGGCGGCCGTACGGCATCACCTGGGAGCGGGAAGACGCGAAGGAGCCGCACTACCGGGGCATCTTCGACGACGACGGCCGGCTGGTGGTGATGATCTGCCACAACACCGATCTGGGGGACGGCTGGGAGCGGGAAGGGGAGAACAAGTGGTACTTCCACGAGTTCTCGGAGAAGAAGGCGTACCCGCTGGGGATCAACATCGTGTTCTACGCGATGACGCACTGAGGGGGGGCGGTATCAACGGCAACTCAACTGATCGGCCGGATCGCATCGCTGCCGAGAACCCGACCGGGGAAAGGAAGTTCCCGACGAGTTTTCGGACGTGGGGTGTGGTCGCGGGATGCAGCCTCTTTGCAGCAAGTCTGCTGTTCCCCTGCTACTACACTCCTGCGTACTCGGCTATGCACGATCCGGAGACGGGCAAGGCGACCTACGCCCTTGGAGTGTTGCTGTTCGGTTGGGCCGAGATACTCCTGGAAGGCTTCTCCGCCTGGCTGGCAAATCCTCTCTGGCTGCTGACGCTCGTCCTCATTCTGGTTCCAGTGCCTCGCCCGTTACCGCTGGCAACTTCTCTGGCTGGACTTGCGCTCGCGCTGAGCTTCCTGCTGTACGAGTCCATTCTGCTGGACGAGGCAGGAAACAAGGGGGAAATTCTGGGCTACGGCCCGGGATACTGGCTGTGGGGCGCGAGTTTCGTGGCTCTGCTGGTGACCAGCATGTTGCCAGTTCAGTCATCTGAGTCGCCGTGCATCTAATGGGAAGCGACGAACACCCCCCCCCTCAATACACCCGCGGTTCCTCCAGAAACCCGATGATCCCCGAGAGGATTGAGTGCAACGCCGGGCCGATCAGGAACACGAAACTGATTACCAGAGCCGCCAGGTAATGCCAGCGCTGACCGTCCATATCGAACATCAGCAGCCACAGCAGTCCCCCCACCAGCATCAGGGCCGCGACGCACGCCACCCAGTTCAGCCGGCTGGTCAGACCGAAGTACCGGTTCTTGCGGATCCGGAAGTTCGTGTTGATCTCGTAAAGCTGCTCCGAGATCTCCGGCGGCGTCGGTTTGTTCGGAGCCCGCGGCAGCGACGGCGGCACGTACTTGTCCTCGATCCGCTGCACGTATGCGTCGTAGTCGGTCCGGTACAGTTCGAGCATCTCGCGGTAATGCTCGAGCTGCAATTCGTAGTTCTGCACCTCTGCCTGGTAATGATTCACCCGGTCGGCATACGAGTCCTTGAGCTGCTGCAGGT
This region includes:
- a CDS encoding DUF4159 domain-containing protein is translated as MGKRLIAGLMLVMVTTVCLAQRGSSPRFRGSRIVDFNFDRRGVPDWEIDEEFPDDVFTFVRIMYNAQGNGWGKWRTDYPDSDLNFSYRLQQLTSLKVNPNPIILELTDPRLFDYPWIYIVEPGGEPGWAGLNLSPPEVKALRRYLDNGGFLMVDDFWGEREWYNFYIELKKVFPDREPVDLPLDHPVFHCVYELSEKPQVPSIDRAIQGRPYGITWEREDAKEPHYRGIFDDDGRLVVMICHNTDLGDGWEREGENKWYFHEFSEKKAYPLGINIVFYAMTH